The Arachis ipaensis cultivar K30076 chromosome B05, Araip1.1, whole genome shotgun sequence nucleotide sequence AGTTTTGGTGACTATGGTGACTATGGACAAACAGACATCAGATGTTGAAATTTCCAACCATACAAAATAAGAAATTGAAGCATGTTTTAATTACAGATCTATTGATAAATAATGGTATGTTTATGATCTATAAATAAAAGAACAAATTAGACCATCCATTATATTCTTTGACAATAAAAAATAGTCTATTACCGGAAAATCGTTCCCTCTCTCACTGGAAATGGAGTCGCCACCAATGCCAAGAATTGAAGAAATGGTCCtcatattaataaataattatttatatcttttatttttaattgaaataaCCATTTTATCCTgcaataaaaatctaaattttaaagTTACTGTcgttaattaaattttaatactaGTCAAGGAAAATTTAAAATTACTAATTACAAAAAGTATCATGTCATGTGTAGATTGGTAGGTTAATGTATAGGTATTTATAGCCACTGCATTGAAAGCCACCGTAGTCGTCAACATAGACCTCAAGGTTCTTTCCATTTGCTTACTGAAGACCTTGTCCATCAGTCGTTGATAAGTAGCACCTGCATTcttaagtccaaaaggcataaccTTATAACAATAGTTTCCAGGTTTGGTGATAAAAGTTGTTTTATCCTCATCTTCTGGAAGCATTAGAATCTGCTTATATCCAGAGTATGCATCTAGAAAACTTAAGATATCGTATCCTGATGCATTATCGACCAGTTTATCTATACATGGGAGTGAATAGGCGTCTTTAGGACATGCTTTGTTCAGGTTAGTAAAGTCTACACACATTCGTCACTTACTTGAGGCTTTCCTTACCATAACCACGTTAGAGAGCCATGTTATAAATCGTAATTTCTTTATGAATCCTGCTTGTAGGAGTTTTTGGGTCTCTTCCAGACATGCTGCTCTTTTCTCGTCTCCCATGTTTCGTTTCTTTTGTGATACAGGTCGAACTTTAGGGTCGATTTGTAATCTGTGGCATATAAGACTCGggtctatcccgggcatgtcTGCTGCCGTCCACGCGAAGAGGTCGGCATTGTTTCGAAGCAAGTTGATGATTCGTTATTTAGTTTCTGAAAAAAGAGAACGACTTATGTAAGTGTTATTGTCATCTATTGTTACCTTTTCAAGGTCATCTGTTGGTGCAGGCCTGTCGTGGAGATCTCCTCTTGGATCAAGATCGGCAGTGTTCGAGATATTTGCCACATCATAGGTTCCTTCTCTAGCTCGTCCTTCTGGTTGGTTTCTGATCTTATTTtcaagctttcattgtagcattgtCGAGCTTCGATCTGGTAAGAATGTATAATGGCTATCTGGTCGTCTTGTACCTGAAACTTGACACATAGATGGATAGTGGATACAATAGTACCGAAGGAATTTAAAAAAGGTCTACCAATGATGATATTGTAAGGGCTAGTGTAGTCGACAACTAGGAACTGCACGTCCTTTGTTTCACTCAAGGGGTGGTCGCCCATGGTTATTTTTAGCCATATGCTGCTGAGGATAGATATTCGTTCCCCTGAGAATCTGACTAGCTCCCCCAAGGATGGTAGTATTGTGTGCTCACTAAGTTTCATTTTCCTGAAAGTAGAGTAAAAGAAGACGTCCGCGCTGCTGCTGGGGTCAAGTAGAACTTTCTTCACCAGGAGATCTCTCGCCTGGATGGAAATGACTACATGATCATCTAGGTTGGTGGCTCTTGCTTGGTAGTCGGACTGTTCAAAAGATATCTGGGATGTATGTGGTTTGCGAATGGTGGTCTCGTCTGTCTGTTGGACCATTAGCATTGCTCGGTAACTACGCTTTCGCGCCGAGCTTGTCTGTCCACCACTCACGAATCCCTCAGAGATGCAATTGATAACTCCTCTTGTCAGTGGAGGTTGAAATCTGGTTTTGTCTGAGGTATTTGGAGTTTGCTCTTGTTGCCGGTCGCTTGTGTTCTGCGTAACTGGTCTTATCCTGCCACTTATGTATTTGTCTAGGTGTCCCTGTCTGGCCAACCTTTCTAGTAGGTCTTTGACGATCACGCATTCGTCAGTTGTGTGGCCGAACTTTTGGTGGAAGGCGCAGTGTTTTGACTTGTCGACGTACCTCTGGTCTTGGTATGAACCGGCTCTGCTCGGTGGCTTTATTAGCTTGTTGTGTAATATTTCTTTAATGATGTCTTCCCTTTTGGTATTGAACCTGGTGTATGAATCAAACTTCGGAGTTAGCTTAAAGGGTTTCTTGGAATCCTTGTTATAAGACTTGTCTTCTTCCTTTCTGAATGATGGTCTCTCATTCCTCCGAATTTCGCGTAGCTCTTCTATTTCGATCTGTTCGGTCGCTTTATCCTGAGATTCCTCCAATGTCTTCGGTTTTGCCACAGCGATAGCTTCCTGAAATTTTTTAGGTCGAAGACCGCTCTTGATGGCGTGCAATTGCACTTCTGGATTGAGGTCGGGAATTTCCATGGCTGCTATTGTGAAGCGTGTCATATAGTCTTTCAAGTTCTCGTGCTGTCCTTGCTTGATCGTGCTAATATAGTCTGAGTCTCGCACATAGATTTTGGATGCTGCAAAATGATTAATAAACAATTTGGCGAACTCATCAAAACTGGTTATGGAACCTGCAGgcaaattagaaaatcataatagGGCAGCTCCATCTAAAAAAGTTGGAAAAGATCGGCGAAAAATGGGATTGGAGTCGCTATTGAGGAACATCATAGATTTAAATTTTAGGTCATGAACTTTAGGAACCTGCAAAAgagacgctcaagtcagtaatgcGTATAATAAAcgtgagaaaaaaaataaaagaaagtatcaTAGAGGCGAGGTTGCTGTTGCTTTGTTTGATTGAGAATATTTTAATGTgtgtgtttctttttcatacCCTGACGAGGTTTGCTCGTTTGTTGAAATAGATAGTGTGCTAGGAAATATTTATTGAGTAAACGTTCGAGTAGTGCTCGGTCTTTGTGGGGTTGTTATTAAGGATTAGTTTAGGTGCTTGAATGGTGCGGAATTCTCGGTATGGAGTTTTGTTTGAAGAGTTTGACTTATTTTCAGTTGTTACTTCGTTTGGCCGAGGATATTAGTATGGtacaaaaagtatatatatttatatatacatgATATATACTGGATTAGATATTATCTAAATCCGACTCCACCTCGCCTTGTCCAAAAACTCCATCACTAAAAAATCCGCTTCGAACAAATAGGAATAGTCAAATAAATACCCGCAAATTCGGATAGTGTTGCCACCTTCAAATTCCAGCACCCTCAAATAAGGGACTTGCGCTTACTGGTTACCCAAGGAAATCCCCAAAAGCCATAATGGATTCCATTTTATTGACTCCTTCCCGATAGGATTTGTGTCTTTCATTGTAAATGATAGTATGGGGAGTGTTTCTTCTTTTTGGATTAGGCCTCGTTGGTTTAACAAAATATACAAGCTGTTCAAGTGTTCAACCAAACACTTTTTCCTTTGGGGTCTTTGCCTATGGACTAGGTAACTGGGCCAAGACCCAACTCAATTTTATTATCTTCCACTACATGTATGACAAATTCGGGTGATGCTTGCTTTGGAGATTGGCCTTTTGTTTCTGGTCCTACCGTCTAATGTTCGACTCTTCCTTATGACGATAAAATGTACAAGTGCCGTGTAATTATTCTGACAAAAAATTACTACGTAATTATAGTATACTTtagtaaataataatattaaaacaaAGAGTTGCCATAATGGAATTGTATTTTTTCCTTTTAACATTCttgttttttttgttgttgtttagtCTATGTCTTCGTATTCACTATTGAGCAGTATATGAAAGCgaacaaaaattcaatttttttttacaagTTTGTTCCTATTACTTTTTACTGCATATTCTAAGAGCGAATTTTATTATTAGTCATTAAATATGAACATAAGTTACATTTTGTGTTTCATAGTTGTTAATTTAGCaaataacataaacaatataTATTGCTACATTAAGCATTTTAATTGTTTATTAAGATTTGAATAATGCTATATGaccaataaatattattatttttaataaatattttatta carries:
- the LOC107640090 gene encoding uncharacterized protein LOC107640090 yields the protein MKDTNPIGKESIKWNPLWLLGISLGSITSFDEFAKLFINHFAASKIYVRDSDYISTIKQGQHENLKDYMTRFTIAAMEIPDLNPEVQLHAIKSGLRPKKFQEAIAVAKPKTLEESQDKATEQIEIEELREIRRNERPSFRKEEDKSYNKDSKKPFKLTPKFDSYTRFNTKREDIIKEILHNKLIKPPSRAGSYQDQRYVDKSKHCAFHQKFGHTTDECVIVKDLLERLARQGHLDKYISGRIRPVTQNTSDRQQEQTPNTSDKTRFQPPLTRGVINCISEGFVSGGQTSSARKRSYRAMLMVQQTDETTIRKPHTSQISFEQSDYQARATNLDDHVVISIQARDLLVKKVLLDPSSSADVFFYSTFRKMKLSEHTILPSLGELVRFSGERISILSSIWLKITMGDHPLSETKDVQFLVVDYTSPYNIIIGRPFLNSFGTIVSTIHLCVKFQVQDDQIAIIHSYQIEARQCYNESLKIRSETNQKDELEKEPMMWQISRTLPILIQEEISTTGLHQQMTLKRCYLSTTDGQGLQ